From the genome of Agrobacterium tumefaciens:
GCAACCGCAATCGGCGATCGATGACGTCTTCATCTTTGTCATGGACGACATGGAAATCGACGTACGTGAAATCAAGGCGGCGGTCGTGACAGCGCCGATCGTTCCCGAACCGCTTGCGGAGACCAAAAAGGCTGCAGTCGAACCAAAAGGTAACAAGACCGCCGAAAACGTCCGCGTACCTGCGGAACGACTGGATGAGTTGATGGATCGGGTCGGCGAACTGGTCATCGCCCAATCACGCCTCTCGCAGTTGGCAGGTGGCAGCGCGGATATCCTGTTGCGGTCAGTATCAGAAGATGTCGAACGTCTTTCTGGCGAACTGCGCGACACGATGATGGTGTTGCGCATGGTGCCAATCGCCCAGCTATTTGGCCGTTTCCGGCGCCTCATCCATGATCTGGCACGGGAGACCGGCAAACAGATCGAACTCGAGACCGAAGGCGAAAGCACGGAGGTGGACAAAGCCGTCATCGAGCGCCTTGCAGACCCGCTTATCCACCTTGTTCGCAACTCCTGCGACCACGGTCTTGAAAAGAGCGATGAACGTATCGCGGCCGGGAAACCGGCCAAGGGTTGCATCACCCTCGTTGCCCGTCAGTCCGGCGGTGATGTGACCATTACGATCCGTGACGATGGGCGGGGCATCGACCGTCAACGGGTTCGCGCCAAGGCAGAGGCCTCCGGCTTGCTGGCTGCAAATGCGCAAGTCAGCGATCAGGACCTGTTGCAGATGATCTTCCAGCCTGGCTTCTCAACAGCGGCAGAAGTTACAAATCTGTCTGGCCGTGGTGTCGGCATGGATGTCGTGAAAAAAAGCGTGGAAGCCTTAAGGGGCACGATCAACATCGTCAGCGAACCGGGCGTCGGCTCAGAAATCTCGCTTGCGATCCCGTTGACGCTGGCCATCATCGACGGCCTTCTCGTGCGCGTCGGCAATGGCTGCTACGTTATCCCGCTGTCGGCTGTGGAAGAATGCCTCGAACTGTCACCTGAAGACGACATCCGTTCGCGTGGCCGCTCCTTCATTTCGCTGCGCGAAAGCCTTGTCCCCTTTATCCGCCTGCGCGAACTGTTCCACACCGGTACGGCGCCGGGCGAATTCCAGAAAGTTGTCGTGGTTTCGACGGGCTCCGAGCGCGTCGGACTGGTGGTGGACCAGATCATCGGCGACCACCAGACGGTCATCAAGGCCATGTCCAAACTGCACCATGACGTCGCGACCTTCTCCGGTGCAACCATCCTCGGCGATGGCAATGTCGCACTCATTCTCGATGTCGCCCATCTGGTTACAGCGGGACAGCAGCAGGAGGCGCAATTGCGGGCGGCAGGATGAACCAGCCTTTGTTGAAAAAAACCGACGGATTCTGGGGTGATTTCAGCGAGGTGGAGGTGCTTACCTTCAACATCGCCGGCGAAACCTTTGCCATAGAAGCTGTGAAAGTACAGGAAATCCTCGACCTTTTGCCAGAAACCGCGGTTCCCGGCGCAAAGCCCTTCGTGGCGAGCGTGATAAACTTTCGCGGCAAGGTCATTCCCCTTGCCGACATTCGCCTCGCTTTTGGCATGGACGCCACTGAGCGCACGATCGACAGCCGCATCGTCGTCGTCGAGCTTCTGCTCGACAACGAAACCACATTGGTCGGCATCCGCACCGACAAGGTGAATGAGGTAACAACATTTAGCAGGGCCGCTAGCGAACCCCCACCCAGCGTTGGGATGCGGTGGCGCGCAGATTACATCCACTGCCTCATCAAACGGGGCAGCGAATTCGTCATTCTTCCAAATCTCACAGCAATTTTCACGGCACACCGCGACGCGGGTCCGGGCGTAGGCAGCACACGCGGCAACGTCATCGAACTTTCCAAGGAGCATTGATATGCGATTTACAATCAAGATGAAGCTGGCCGCCGCCTTCGGCTTCCTTATATTGATGCTTGCCGGAACCGCCGGCTACGGCATTTACAGCCTCGGCGTCTCCAAGGATTCGATGGACGACGTCGTCGAAGGCACGGTCGTGCGTCTCGACAAGGTGCATCAGATGAATGCCCTGGCCCTGACGACTGTCCGGTCGCAAAAGAACATGATCCTTTCAACATCGCAGGAAGAAACCCAGCGCCACAAGGCGTCCAGCGACGAAAGCCGCAACCATATCAACGCGATGCTCAGCGATATGGCGGCCAGCGCCAGCGCCGAAACACGTGCATACTGGACGGACCTTCAGGCGATCACAAAAGCGTTCGAAGCGAGCGACGATCGCGTGCGCGAACTGGTCGCGCAGGGCAACACTTCGCTTGCTGCGTCGTTCTCCTCCGGGGATGGTCGCCTGGCGGCCAATGCCTTGACGCAAAAGCTGGATGAAGGCGTCAAGATGAACCGCGATCGTCTTGAAGCCGCCAAGCAAGCGGCAAATGACGCTTACGAACAGACCCGCACCCTTCTGATCGGTGCATCGGCGGTTGCCGTCCTCATTGCCGCGGCAACAGCACTCTGGATCGCACTCGGCATCAGCAGCGGCCTGCGCAAGATCATGACGGTTGCCGAAGCAGTTTCGGTTGGCGACCTCAACCAGAACGTCGAGATCAAAACGAATGACGAGATCAAGGATCTCGTAAACCGTATCAACGTTATGACCGGCAACCTGCGCAACACCGCCAGCATTGCAGACCGCATCGCCGATGGCGACCTAACCGTCATGCCGAAGCCGCTGTCAGAGCGCGATACGCTTGGTCTTGCGCTCGAACGTATGGTCGAACGCCTGCGTGGTATCGTTGCAGATGCTCTTTCCGCTTCCGACAACGTTTCTTCCGGCAGCCAGGAGCTGTCTGCGAGTTCCGAGCAGTTGAGCCAGGGCGCTACAGAACAGGCATCGTCTGCCGAAGAGGCATCGGCCTCGATGGAGGAGATGGCTGCCAACATCAAGCAGAATGCAGACAATGCCGCACAGACGGAGAAGATCGCTCGCCAGTCGTCGAAAGATGCCGAAGCCAGCGGCGAAGCCGTCAACCGCGCAGTGGTCGCGATGCGCACCATC
Proteins encoded in this window:
- a CDS encoding chemotaxis protein CheW, yielding MNQPLLKKTDGFWGDFSEVEVLTFNIAGETFAIEAVKVQEILDLLPETAVPGAKPFVASVINFRGKVIPLADIRLAFGMDATERTIDSRIVVVELLLDNETTLVGIRTDKVNEVTTFSRAASEPPPSVGMRWRADYIHCLIKRGSEFVILPNLTAIFTAHRDAGPGVGSTRGNVIELSKEH
- a CDS encoding HAMP domain-containing protein, whose translation is MRFTIKMKLAAAFGFLILMLAGTAGYGIYSLGVSKDSMDDVVEGTVVRLDKVHQMNALALTTVRSQKNMILSTSQEETQRHKASSDESRNHINAMLSDMAASASAETRAYWTDLQAITKAFEASDDRVRELVAQGNTSLAASFSSGDGRLAANALTQKLDEGVKMNRDRLEAAKQAANDAYEQTRTLLIGASAVAVLIAAATALWIALGISSGLRKIMTVAEAVSVGDLNQNVEIKTNDEIKDLVNRINVMTGNLRNTASIADRIADGDLTVMPKPLSERDTLGLALERMVERLRGIVADALSASDNVSSGSQELSASSEQLSQGATEQASSAEEASASMEEMAANIKQNADNAAQTEKIARQSSKDAEASGEAVNRAVVAMRTIAEKISIVQEIARQTDLLALNAAVEAARAGEHGKGFAVVASEVRKLAERSQAAAAEISSLSGETVKVATDAGDMLNRLVPDIRKTAELVAEISAACREQDIGAAQINEAIQQLDKVTQQNSGASEEMSATSEELAAQAEELQSSIAFFKVDASGLSSHPAQVLRRPAAKPVATPRTTTKPALARKPHTDNSVGAQQARAKGFALDMSMGGPDADDADFRESA
- a CDS encoding chemotaxis protein CheA encodes the protein MTTLDPIQVFRTEAAELFEQIESGLLDLLHDLTDQDQIDAVFRGLHTLKGSGAMFGFEALAAFTHHCETAFDRVRKGEVPATSELVAAVLEAQDHMQALVENPHGVQGNVGERLLARLHAAVGAGGDSGVLTHLPTQSTADKPSTIRSSTWEIRFRLPVNAMANGTNPLGLLDELAELGECEIVADTSTVPSLEVLNPSDLHLGWTVRLTTEQPQSAIDDVFIFVMDDMEIDVREIKAAVVTAPIVPEPLAETKKAAVEPKGNKTAENVRVPAERLDELMDRVGELVIAQSRLSQLAGGSADILLRSVSEDVERLSGELRDTMMVLRMVPIAQLFGRFRRLIHDLARETGKQIELETEGESTEVDKAVIERLADPLIHLVRNSCDHGLEKSDERIAAGKPAKGCITLVARQSGGDVTITIRDDGRGIDRQRVRAKAEASGLLAANAQVSDQDLLQMIFQPGFSTAAEVTNLSGRGVGMDVVKKSVEALRGTINIVSEPGVGSEISLAIPLTLAIIDGLLVRVGNGCYVIPLSAVEECLELSPEDDIRSRGRSFISLRESLVPFIRLRELFHTGTAPGEFQKVVVVSTGSERVGLVVDQIIGDHQTVIKAMSKLHHDVATFSGATILGDGNVALILDVAHLVTAGQQQEAQLRAAG